In Malus sylvestris chromosome 15, drMalSylv7.2, whole genome shotgun sequence, a single genomic region encodes these proteins:
- the LOC126604911 gene encoding SKP1-like protein 1A: protein MSSSSKKITLKSSDGESFEVEEAVALESQTIKHMIEDDCADNGIPLPNVTSKILAKVIEYCKKHVDASKPDEKISEDDLKAWDQEFVKVDQATLFDLILAANYLNIKTLLDLTCQTVADMIKGKTPEEIRKTFNIKNDFTPEEEEEVRRENQWAFE, encoded by the exons ATGTCGTCGTCGTCGAAGAAGATCACCCTCAAGAGCTCGGACGGCGAGTCGTTCGAGGTCGAGGAGGCGGTGGCGCTGGAGTCGCAGACCATCAAGCACATGATCGAGGACGATTGCGCAGACAATGGCATTCCTCTGCCCAATGTCACCAGCAAGATTTTGGCCAAGGTCATCGAGTACTGCAAGAAGCACGTCGACGCCTCCAAGCCCGACGAGAAGATCTCCGAGGACGATCTCAAGGCCTGGGATCAGGAATTCGTCAAGGTCGACCAAGCTACGCTCTTTGACCTCATTCTG GCTGCAAACTACTTGAACATCAAGACCCTTTTGGACCTGACTTGCCAGACGGTTGCAGACATGATCAAGGGTAAGACTCCGGAAGAGATCAGAAAGACCTTCAACATCAAGAACGACTTCACCccggaggaagaggaggaagttCGTCGTGAGAACCAGTGGGCGTTTGAATGA
- the LOC126604909 gene encoding uncharacterized protein LOC126604909, with the protein MVRGSIKLLKDAGSGLSKTLADILVCPLSKQPLRFCEQTNSLISDAIGVSFPIKDGIPSLVPTDGKTLEADETIKTEDSEESSDKHEADGIGSH; encoded by the exons atggtAAGAGGAAGCATAAAGCTTCTTAAGGATGCTGGGTCTGGACTCAGCAAAACCCTAGCTGACATACTCGTCTGCCCACTTTCTAAGCAACCTCTAAG gTTTTGCGAGCAAACAAATTCCCTAATTAGTGATGCAATCGGTGTTTCCTTTCCT ATAAAGGATGGGATACCTAGCTTAGTACCAACAGATGGCAAGACACTCGAGGCGGATGAGACAATAAAAACTGAAGATTCTGAAGAATCATCAGACAAGCACGAAGCAGATGGAATAGGCAGTCACTAG
- the LOC126604910 gene encoding pentatricopeptide repeat-containing protein At3g51320, with protein MARVCTRELFRFRRSIFSHLASNPSKFNLSLPSSPFSSSSFEPSVNRYIFSLLDSCQSLIQITQLHAHLITRGLFDSFWARKLLNSYYYFGDFDYTIWVFVYIDAPGRFCVNTVIKAYSLSSAPVRALVVYLEWLRNGFVPNSYTFVPVFGSCAKMGCAESGRTCHGQVVKYGVDSVLHVQNSLIHMYCRCGELELARKVFDEMPERDLVSWNAIVDGNARFGDIEVARRLFDEMPERNVVSWNVMLGGYWKGGKPECALKLFRKMVGMGLRGNETTMVNMLAACGRSARLNEGRSVHGCLIRTFLEWNIFLNTALIDMYCKCERVQVARLVFESTAYRNLVCWNAMILGHCIHGNPEDGFNLYREMVGRTKSRDGETIHEKESSRPDEDREGIIPDEVTFIGVLCACARFGLVREARDYFSQMINVFQVKPNFAHYWCMANALASVGLRQEAEGIIRNMPEVAVDLAPESLAWASLLGSCRFQGDAKLGEIAKSLIEKEPQNIAYYRLLLNVYAVSGQWENVTQVNKMMKEMKLGRIPGCNLVDLNEIVHELRVGRHYQVDLVDS; from the coding sequence ATGGCAAGGGTTTGCACCCGTGAACTCTTTCGATTCCGGAGGTCCATTTTCTCACACCTCGCTTCCAACCCATCAAAATTCAATCTTTCCTTGCCATCCTCCCcattttcctcctcttcgttcgAACCCTCTGTCAACCGCTACATATTTTCGCTTCTCGATTCGTGTCAGAGCTTGATCCAGATCACCCAACTCCACGCCCATTTGATCACCCGGGGCCTTTTCGATTCGTTTTGGGCCCGGAAGTTGCTCAATAGCTATTACTATTTCGGCGATTTCGATTATACGATATGGGTTTTCGTTTACATTGATGCTCCTGGTAGATTTTGCGTTAATACAGTTATTAAGGCGTACTCACTGAGTTCGGCGCCGGTCCGAGCTTTGGTGGTGTATTTGGAATGGCTGAGGAATGGGTTTGTTCCCAACAGCTATACTTTCGTACCGGTTTTCGGGTCGTGTGCGAAAATGGGTTGTGCTGAATCTGGGAGAACATGCCATGGGCAGGTTGTGAAGTATGGGGTGGACTCTGTGCTGCATGTGCAGAACTCATTAATTCATATGTATTGTCGTTGTGGGGAATTAGAGCTTGCCAGgaaggtgtttgatgaaatgcctgAGAGGGACTTGGTGTCTTGGAATGCAATTGTCGATGGGAATGCCAGATTTGGTGATATTGAGGTTGCACGTAggttgtttgatgaaatgcctgAGAGAAATGTGGTTTCTTGGAATGTTATGCTTGGTGGGTACTGGAAGGGAGGGAAGCCAGAGTGTGCATTGAAGTTGTTTAGGAAAATGGTGGGCATGGGATTGAGGGGGAACGAAACTACCATGGTGAATATGCTTGCGGCTTGTGGTCGGTCTGCTAGACTAAATGAAGGAAGGTCAGTTCATGGATGTCTAATTAGGACATTCTTGGAGTGGAATATATTTCTCAACACAGCTTTGATCGATATGTATTGTAAATGTGAAAGGGTGCAAGTGGCGCGTTTGGTATTTGAGAGCACGGCGTATAGGAATCTGGTTTGTTGGAATGCAATGATTTTGGGGCATTGCATTCATGGAAATCCTGAAGATGGATTTAACCTATATAGAGAAATGGTGGGTAGAACAAAGTCAAGAGATGGAGAAACAATCCATGAGAAGGAGAGTTCGAGGCCAGATGAAGATCGGGAAGGAATTATCCCAGATGAAGTAACTTTTATAGGTGTTCTTTGTGCCTGTGCCCGCTTTGGATTGGTAAGAGAAGCCAGAGATTACTTCAGCCAAATGATCAATGTCTTCCAAGTAAAGCCCAATTTTGCACACTATTGGTGCATGGCTAATGCTTTGGCTAGTGTGGGGCTTAGACAAGAGGCAGAGGGAATAATTAGGAACATGCCGGAGGTTGCTGTGGACTTGGCACCAGAATCCTTGGCATGGGCTAGTCTGCTTGGCTCGTGTCGTTTCCAAGGAGATGCGAAGTTGGGAGAAATTGCAAAGTCTCTCATTGAAAAGGAACCTCAGAACATTGCTTACTATCGGTTGCTGCTGAATGTCTATGCCGTGTCAGGTCAATGGGAGAATGTTACTCAGGTAAACAAGATGATGAAAGAAATGAAGTTGGGAAGAATCCCCGGATGCAATCTTGTGGACTTGAATGAAATTGTTCATGAGCTCAGAGTTGGAAGACATTATCAAGTTGACCTTGTAGACTCCTGA